In the genome of Podospora pseudocomata strain CBS 415.72m chromosome 2 map unlocalized CBS415.72m_2.2, whole genome shotgun sequence, one region contains:
- a CDS encoding uncharacterized protein (EggNog:ENOG503PGI5) — protein MLSNVVLVLGLAASGILGQITLTPSTVRTGRPGLPTETQTVTATVTKTETDVKTTTATATSTLTLPAPPASTVSVTVVRTITTVSTTTATATRTITSATTAVSTVKQTITATVTQTSTSTLTKPCGAACPTITQTATACRSCFVPQCTTTSVLTRPCGCDGPLPTAAISFPCSDPNACNNIGCTTVYAIQTARC, from the exons ATGCTTTCCAACGTTGTTCTTGTCCTCGGTCTCGCCGCCAG CGGCATTCTCGGCCAAATTACCCTGACACCATCCACCGTCAGGACTGGTCGGCCTGGTCTTCCAACAGAAACACAGACTGTGACGGCTACTGTCACCAAGACCGAGACCGATGTCAAGACCacaacagcgacagcgacgtCAACACTCACCCTTCccgctcctccagcttccacCGTCAGTGTTACTGTCGtccgcaccatcaccactgtCAGCACCACGACGGCAACTGCCACCCGCACCATCACAAGCGCCACCACTGCTGTATCGACCGTCAAGcaaaccatcaccgccaccgTGACGCAAACCTCGACTTCGACTCTCACCAAGCCGTGTGGTGCGGCCTGCCCGACGATCACCCAGACGGCCACGGCGTGCAGAAGCTGCTTCGTCCCTCAGTGCACCACCACGTCCGTTCTGACCCGTCCTTGCGGATGTGACGGTCCTCTTCCCACGGCGGCCATTTCGTTCCCTTGCTCTGATCCCAACGCGTGCAACAACATCGGGTGCACCACTGTGTATGCCATTCAGACAGCCAGGTGTTAG